A region of the Scatophagus argus isolate fScaArg1 chromosome 19, fScaArg1.pri, whole genome shotgun sequence genome:
ctttcctcttcatccAGGCTATGGCTCAGTGATCCAAATGTACCCAGGAGGTGAGCCTGTCAGGGCGGGTGTGGAGAGCTTTGGCTTCCCTGCACATTTTCACGATATGCTGCATGGATTCCCCATCTGCCATGTCAATGCTCTGCTGGCAGGCACTCTGGATACCACTTCCAAAGATCCCAGTGCTGGTAAAGCTAAtcctttttaaagaaataaatctcTCCAAGATGTTTATAGCCACCTTGTTTTTAGATGAACCAGAGTAGCTATAAGCTAGTGCTGAAattccaaagaaaacaaaagattttctaGTTCTGCCTTCTTTGTAAATGGGATTTGCTCGTGCTCTTTTGATGcacattttatcattattttttaccCTTATAAACTACAGACAGAATAAGATTAATCAgtacatttagaaaataaaacgGTTTATATTCACAAGTCCAAACATGAATCATTTATCTTGACACACGTCTGCTCTGTGACCTTTCTCTGATATGGATTATCTCCTTCAACATTACAGATTCAAAGCAACCCATCATGGCTGCAGAGAAGCAAAACCAGCCCGGGGCGGAAGAGCAGGGCAGTCCAGAAACACAGAGCATGGAGACGAGCAGTGGCGCTGACAGTAGCCATGACCAGGAGAAAGAACAGAAGGAGAAACGCAAAGAAGCCAAAGTATGTCCACTGTTTTCTAACCCCAATTAGGACATGCTTAATTTTTAATTTACCATGGTGGTGTTATATTTGTAGGTAATAGGAACCAGCctatatgtttaaaaaaaaaaaaaagaaaagaaaacttggAACTTACTAACTTATGTATCTATTTTTTTAGACTCAGGAAAAAAAGGTGAAGCTGGAGGAGAAACGGAAGAAACTGGCAGCCGCTGCTGCCCTGCTGGAACCCAGGAATGCTGACGGGTTGGTGTCGGATTTACCTTCTgctttcacatttctgtttctctgcacagCTCTGGCCTTTTCTTCATCAGGCTTTTTGTCTTCCACCTCTGCTTTGTCAGTCCCAGATTGCCTCATGTAATAAACAATTGTAATTAAAACTTAAAGGGACAGGAAACCGATGAATGAGTAAACTATTACATCAGTCCATAAAAGTTATAAATAAAGGATAAAGGATAAATCTTTTGCCTTCCTCTGACCTCACACTCTATGATTAGCACACGGTGCATTTACAAGGTGAACAAAGTGATTGCGTTGCAGTTTCCTGTCATAAAGAACTTGCTCTATAGCATTTTCATGATTGATGGATGAAGTATTGTGCTGTGACATCTATGCCACAAATACAAGTATTGATCTGGTTAGCCTATTGACTCTCCTACATCAATCTTCCCTACATCATAGCAGCTATATCATAAACAGTACCTCAGAGCACATTTTTGCAGACAGTGCTAAACCAGCCTCTTTTACTGACTCTCATCCTGCCgcagaaaatatgaaaggaaTGTCTACAATAGGTACTAACTTCTTAAGCCTTCTGTTCGTAACGCTCATACAGCAATGAAGAGAAATTATGACACATGCCAGCCTACGCATTTCCAATAACAATGTGCATGGTTTACAGTGTATTTTCTATTGGACAGGTTTGCTTGATCATCTGTTTGTTTCCCACGTGCAGGTTGGTCATAGCCAGCCGCTTTCACCCGTGTCCAGTCCTAATGGGCCTGCTCAAATTCCTCTCCCCCTCCAGGCCTTTTGTTGTCTACTCCCAATACAAAGAGGTAAGAGATCATCATGAGTAGCGATTGTAACGAGAAGCACAACAATACTGTTGATGGCCCCCACTGAATTAGCATTATTTATCTTTGAGAGATCTCTCATTAGCTGCCACTGCACACAGGTTTTTATTGCTTAGATCTCCAGGGGGAAATGTCCTCATTACATTACTGCTGTGGACATCGCTGTCACTGCCAAAGAGGCACAGTGCTTATCACGTCCCCGCACTTATTACCTTTGTTGTGCTCATGCTGCTGAACAGatcactctgtgtgtatgtgtcgaCTTGTTGACTCTGCAGTCCTCCTCTTAATgctccttttcatttcttccccCTCAATCTCTGCAGCCTCTCATTGAGTGCTACACGAAACTCAAGGAACATGGTGGTGCGGTCAGCCTCAGACTCACAGACACCTGGCTTAGGCGTTACCAGGTATGATTTAAGTCAGCGACATGATTTTTGTTTGAGTTATTTAGCTAAAGGtagatattttatatattaatgAAAGATCAACTGATTATGTGTCACCTTGCTCATCTCAAGGTGACAATATCAAATTGGCTACTGTGTCTGACCATATTAAATTGTTTTACCATAGATGTGCTAAATTTGCAATGatagaaaacataaaaagcagTAAATACTCACTGTTTAGAAAGAACCAGctaatatttagcattttaaattGATAATCAGACTTTCTGCTGATTAGTCGATCCACTAACTGTTTCAACCACAAGTAAGTCCTTCATTTACTGCTGGAAGAAGAAATTCAGTTCTGTCCACTTTGTACTGTACTTGTAACTGTCCCTGATTCATTATTACTGAGACTCCCACATTTTGctctcactgcttttttttgtttgtttgttttttggttctTTCAAAACAGCTGGCTGAAGcaatgtgtttgcattttcaaaGAGATCTTCCCCTCAGGACCAATTTCCACCAGCCTTTCCTGTAGAATTAATGTCTCCTGACTGTATTTGTGCAACATATCCCTAGGTGTTGCCAAACAGGACGCATCCCCTGCTGCTGATGAGCGGAGGTGGGGGCTACCTCCTCTCAGGAACAACCGTTGCCATGGACCACGCCAAACCTGCAGTCTGCCTGCGAGCTGAGGAGCCAGCACCAAAGAGACTGAAACTGACAGACACTGAAGGATAAACAAGTATAGAAGCATCCAGTCTGTTAAGGGCACATTACCAGTGGCTTATAGGGATTTTCCTTTTGCACTGACTTGAACTGATTTGACACATCTGGAATAAGGGTGACCGAGTGTCTGGTTTGCGTTCGTCAGAGCACcttctcttgttttgtgtgttcagatcAATGCAGATGAAGGCGTAATGCTGAGGAGTAAACTGTAAGCCAGTTTGGGCTGTATGAGCTCAGTGTATATGTTACGCAAGGAAACTGCTGAAATAAtcttttgtttgctgagtgTAGGAGACAGATCTGTGTCTTATGCCTCAAGACCAGGTGTAGAAACCGCCTTTTTTGGAGTTAACCccatttctaacattttttattttgttatccATGCAGGAAGTGCCATTTGTTATGTGATGGAGTTGCTACTGCAACTATTGCACTGTGGATTACATCTGTATCTGCACAGGATTAAAAAGCAGTACTGCAGAAcctgatgtgtgatgtgtgaacaCTTTTTTTCCATGAAGAAATCATTTGAAAGGCATTTAGTTGGTCCCAGAATAACTTTTTTATTGAATGCAGACTGAACAAACTCTTgaacacaaattattttaataatttgtcTTAGATATATATTATTTTCATAGTTTCTCTAActtatattattatgttatgtttatatatatatatatatataaacattaaaaccattCCCATGCTTATTAATTTGAAAACaccaaaatatcacaaataccATGGTAAAACaagttaataaaatgttttttcgCAAGGCTCCAAgtttttttacatcttttttttggGTCTTTTTCAACACTAATCACACTAAATTGGCAGACGTACAGTTAAAACAGCAGTTTTTTTCACAGATAGTGAAATGGAAAACTGTCCATCTTGGCGCCTACGCACTGTTGTCATGCAACTTGGCAGCGATTTTCTGCAACTCCATGTCCATCGCTGCTAGGTTCTCCAGCTCTTTCTCCTGAAAAACatggaatatttttacatcagaAACTAAACGCCATCAGTTCGTGTAATATCATCTGAACAGTTTGTTTTCGCACCATGTGTGGAATCGAAATGAGGATTAAATAATCACAAATTAGTGTTCTCATGCCTGTTCCAAAATTTGCAGAAATATTCTGGACTGGTAATTTAAGTTAATTCCCTTATCACTTGAGCTGTGGTGCCTTAGAACTGATAGATCATGACAGCCCCTGGCcccagtttgtttttctgcttcaaAGTCTCTTCGGGCCCTTGCACTCATTTCAATGAGTATGTTATGACTTTGATTGCTCTTGGAGGCTATAATCACAAGGTTCTTGGTGTGATTGCTGCAGCAGTCATAAAAAGCTGGTGTGGAAAGTGCAAATAGAAAAAGGAGATAGAAGCAGATGGAACAAGTGCTGAAGAGACATGCTGTGAAGAGAAGCTGACTTGAGCAAAGCAATAAAAGCTCATTCTGTGTATGCAAGAGTTGAGTAACGATTCACTGCCCATGAATACACTGGttacattttgtcttcatgtaTTTGGGACATGCTCATGAGGGACAGTTCTTGATGTACATTTGCACAGATGCATATTCACTGATCCTCTCTGGTTCTGAAGGCTAAATCCTGGCTTCTCCATGTAGACTAGAGATTTCCATAATGAGCATGactgttttttcctccagtgaaacagtgatgatgatgtgccTCATGGCTTTACTGGGTCAGCTGAATATGTGGGAGATGTTTTTCATGAAAACTTCAGCAGAATGAACATTTGACTTACAAATGTATCTGTTCTCAATTATCTTTCTTGGATTATAACTAGTTTTTAAGATTTGCACGTATTTTTGatagacagtttttttttttgcctgaatCCTGACTGCTACATTGTAGTGTTTATGAGGTTCTATGTTGCACAGTGTGTACACtgtagaaaatgtattttccagACTTCAGTTCAGTGGTCTAGTTAATTAAAAAGTGAACATGACAGCAAATACATCCTCACATCGACTGTAAATAtctctttttttcacagttATTGAAAGCAGTTTTACCTCCTGCTCGGTAAGTGCTCTCTGGTGCGTGCTCTTTGCCTCCTCTTGATTAGAATGGTTGGCCAGCTGGTTTATTTTATAGCTTAGCAACTTGGCCAGTTCATCCATCTGAAACATATTAAAGGCAGAACCAGATTATGTCTAAACTGTATAATGTGGACCAAAATGCACTAATCAAAGCTGGTTAATgataatgaaatcaaaatggATGAAGAAACATTGAGCACATTATTTAGAAAATTGATAGGTGTTGAGTCAATACTGTTTATTATTACATAAATGTGTGCTAACAGGGTATAAAAATAATCCCAAGAACGTTTTTAAAAATTTGATGTCAGGATCACATTTCCTCAAAATACATGTTAAGGTTAAGTCTTAAAGTCTTAAGTCCTAAAGTTTCCATGATATTAACTCTCTTTCATATTAGgcattatatatatatcataatGCTTACCTTGTTTGATGTTGCAGCATGCTCATCTGAATCCCTTTTAAACCATGCAGGATGATAGTAGCCTCTGAAAATCCAAGGATTGCGCTTCTCTGCCAGATACCTGAAAAATAACCCCAATGAGATGCTGTTCTGTGATTACTTGTCAGCtcatgtttgttcatttcttgTGCAAAATTTTGATCACCGTTGATTGTATTATTGAACTGTGGAGTGTTTTGTGAaggatacaaacaaataaagagtTGGCTGAAAGATAGAAGTACCTCAGAGATTCGGTCCTATCCTTTGCCGCCTCCTCATATTCCTCTGAATCACCACcctgttcttcctcttcttctgatGATCCTCCGCCACGCTTATGAAATTTCTTTTTATGGTGATATCGATGTGTTGGTCTCCATATGCGCTTTtctatttcttcctctttcccatTTCTTTTGTCCAAGCCCCAGGACTCCTGGCTACGTTCTTCTTCAGGCTCTTCCCTGGCCTCCTCAGAGAGCTCCTCATCACGTTTGTGTCTCCTCTGGTGGTACCTTCCAGACCTCCATTCTCTCTTGGCTCTTCCTGTATCAAAGTCCCAATATTCCTGGCTACGTTCTTCTTCAGGCTCTTCCCTGGCCTCCTCAGAGAGCTCCTCATCACGTTTGTGTCTCCTCTGGTGGTACCTACCAGGTCTCCattctctcttgtctcttccAGTATCAAAGTCCCATGATTCCTGGCTACGTTCTTCTTCAGGCTCTTCCCTGGCCTCTTCAGAGAGCTCCTCATCACGTTTGTGTCTCCTCTGGTGATACCTGCCAGACCTCCattctctcttgtctcttccGGTGTCAAAGTCCCAATATTCCTGGCTACGTTCTTCTTCAGGCTCTTCCCTGGCCTCCTCAGAGAGCTCCTCATCACGTTTGTGTCTCCTCTGGTGGTACCTACCAGGTCTCCattctctcttgtctcttccAGTATCAAAATCCCATGATTCCTGACTACGTTCTTCATCAGGCTCTTCCCTGGCCTCCTCAGAGAGCTCCTCATCACGTTTGTGTCTCCTCTGGTGGTACCTGCCAGATCTCCattctctcttgtctctctcatCATCAAGACCCCAATATTCCTGGCTGCGATCGTCACCGTCATCAGTCTCATCACGTTTGTGGAGCTTTTTCTTGTGGTGATAGCGCTGTGTGGGTTTCCAAATGCGCTTATAatgctcctcctcatcctcacttcCATGCCTTTTGTCCACATCCCAGTACTCTTGGCTGCGTTCCCCCTCTGGCTCCTCCCTCTCTACTCCTAAAGGCTCTTCATCtcgtttgtgttttctttggtgGTATCTTCCAGGCCTCCagttcctcttctctctgtcttcttcttcttcttgttctgaCCTCTTCTCCTCAACCCCCCAACTCTCCTGACTACGCTcgtcatcttcttcctcttctcctcgcTTGTGTTTCCGCTGATGGAATCTCCCAggcctccagctgctcctcttctcccgctcttcttcctcttcattcttgtgtcttttttccttctcgTCACCCAGGCTCCAGGATTCTTGGCTTCGGTCGTCTTCTgggatttctcttttttcctccacagattTCAGAAGAGCCTCGATGTCTTTCACATCTGCACCCTTTGCCTCAGGCTCCTCAGGATGACCTCGGACCACCTCACCAGAAGTTGCTATCCCC
Encoded here:
- the trmt6 gene encoding tRNA (adenine(58)-N(1))-methyltransferase non-catalytic subunit TRM6 encodes the protein MADNGDDDSEYRIKDGDHVVLKRGDIFKAVQIQLKKKVIFEKQWFFLDNAVGHLYSTTFEIVSGGILQLQKLKDAESSADAKEAGTDNRNIVDDGKSQKLTRDDIEALKEQGLKGQEIIQQLIDNSSTFKDKTEYAQHKYIKKKKKKYENTVTILKPSCRILAMMYHGREPSKICHLRYDSLAQMLTLANIHAGSKVLVFETCAGLLLGACMERMGGYGSVIQMYPGGEPVRAGVESFGFPAHFHDMLHGFPICHVNALLAGTLDTTSKDPSADSKQPIMAAEKQNQPGAEEQGSPETQSMETSSGADSSHDQEKEQKEKRKEAKTQEKKVKLEEKRKKLAAAAALLEPRNADGLVIASRFHPCPVLMGLLKFLSPSRPFVVYSQYKEPLIECYTKLKEHGGAVSLRLTDTWLRRYQVLPNRTHPLLLMSGGGGYLLSGTTVAMDHAKPAVCLRAEEPAPKRLKLTDTEG
- the chgb gene encoding secretogranin-1; the encoded protein is MRLIFVVVAVTALLTENLALPVGKQGQREDVVTRCLVEVLSKALSKPDSQLDQECKDILQAGVKQAPLDKKSVEGIATSGEVVRGHPEEPEAKGADVKDIEALLKSVEEKREIPEDDRSQESWSLGDEKEKRHKNEEEEEREKRSSWRPGRFHQRKHKRGEEEEDDERSQESWGVEEKRSEQEEEEDREKRNWRPGRYHQRKHKRDEEPLGVEREEPEGERSQEYWDVDKRHGSEDEEEHYKRIWKPTQRYHHKKKLHKRDETDDGDDRSQEYWGLDDERDKREWRSGRYHQRRHKRDEELSEEAREEPDEERSQESWDFDTGRDKREWRPGRYHQRRHKRDEELSEEAREEPEEERSQEYWDFDTGRDKREWRSGRYHQRRHKRDEELSEEAREEPEEERSQESWDFDTGRDKREWRPGRYHQRRHKRDEELSEEAREEPEEERSQEYWDFDTGRAKREWRSGRYHQRRHKRDEELSEEAREEPEEERSQESWGLDKRNGKEEEIEKRIWRPTHRYHHKKKFHKRGGGSSEEEEEQGGDSEEYEEAAKDRTESLRYLAEKRNPWIFRGYYHPAWFKRDSDEHAATSNKMDELAKLLSYKINQLANHSNQEEAKSTHQRALTEQEEKELENLAAMDMELQKIAAKLHDNSA